A section of the Kribbella sp. HUAS MG21 genome encodes:
- a CDS encoding NAD-dependent succinate-semialdehyde dehydrogenase — MARERDVVEACPTELFIGGKWVAAEGGKTLAVEDPATGATLCEVADASPADGTAALDAAVAAQAEWAATAPRERGEILRRTYELMTERADDLALLMTLEMGKPVAESKAEIAYAADFFRWFAEEAVRIDGGYQVAPNGASRFLVMRQPVGPCLLITPWNFPAAMGARKIGPAVAAGCTMVIKPAAQTPLSMLKLAELMTEAGLPAGVLNVVTTHDAGGVMEPLIRDGRARKLSFTGSTAVGRKLLEQASDQVLRTSMELGGNAPLLVFGDADLDKAVDGAMLAKMRNGGEACTAANRIYVHTSVMDEFASRLTERMAALKVGRGTEDGVDVGPLIDAEQRDKVAELVADAIAQGARTLTGGAVAEGNGYFFQPTVLADVPESARLQKEEIFGPVAPLTPFETEDDAVRMANDTEFGLVSYVFTNDLSRALRVSERLEAGMIGLNQGIVSNPAAPFGGVKQSGLGREGGSVGIDEYLEVKYVAVNLD; from the coding sequence ATGGCACGAGAGCGGGACGTCGTCGAGGCGTGTCCGACCGAGTTGTTCATCGGCGGCAAGTGGGTCGCGGCCGAGGGTGGCAAGACGCTCGCGGTCGAGGACCCGGCCACCGGTGCGACGCTGTGCGAGGTGGCGGACGCCAGTCCGGCGGACGGTACGGCGGCACTGGACGCGGCGGTCGCGGCGCAGGCCGAGTGGGCCGCCACGGCACCACGCGAACGCGGCGAGATCCTCCGCCGGACGTACGAGCTGATGACCGAGCGGGCCGACGACCTCGCGTTGCTGATGACGCTCGAGATGGGCAAGCCGGTCGCGGAGTCGAAGGCCGAGATCGCCTACGCCGCGGACTTCTTCCGCTGGTTCGCCGAGGAGGCGGTCCGGATCGACGGCGGCTACCAGGTCGCGCCGAACGGGGCGAGCCGGTTCCTGGTGATGCGCCAACCGGTCGGCCCGTGCCTGCTGATCACCCCCTGGAACTTCCCGGCCGCGATGGGCGCCCGCAAGATCGGCCCGGCCGTCGCCGCGGGCTGCACGATGGTGATCAAGCCCGCCGCGCAGACCCCGCTGTCGATGCTCAAGCTGGCCGAGCTGATGACCGAGGCCGGCCTGCCCGCGGGCGTGCTCAACGTCGTCACCACCCACGACGCGGGCGGTGTGATGGAGCCGCTGATCCGCGACGGCCGCGCCCGCAAGCTGTCGTTCACCGGCTCGACCGCCGTCGGCCGCAAGCTGCTCGAACAGGCCTCCGACCAAGTACTGCGGACCAGCATGGAGCTAGGCGGCAACGCGCCGCTGCTGGTGTTCGGCGACGCCGACCTCGACAAGGCGGTCGACGGCGCGATGCTGGCCAAGATGCGCAACGGTGGCGAGGCCTGTACGGCGGCCAACCGGATCTACGTGCACACGTCGGTGATGGACGAGTTCGCCTCTCGGCTGACCGAGCGGATGGCTGCGCTGAAGGTCGGCCGCGGCACCGAGGACGGCGTCGACGTCGGCCCGCTGATCGACGCCGAGCAACGGGACAAGGTGGCCGAGCTGGTCGCCGACGCGATCGCCCAGGGCGCCCGGACGCTCACCGGCGGCGCGGTTGCCGAGGGCAACGGGTACTTCTTCCAGCCGACGGTGCTGGCCGACGTACCGGAGAGCGCCCGGCTGCAGAAGGAGGAGATCTTCGGGCCGGTCGCGCCGCTGACCCCGTTCGAGACCGAGGACGACGCCGTACGGATGGCGAACGACACCGAGTTCGGCCTGGTGTCGTACGTGTTCACCAACGACCTGAGCCGCGCGCTCCGGGTGTCCGAACGCCTCGAGGCCGGGATGATCGGCCTCAACCAGGGCATCGTCTCCAACCCGGCGGCGCCGTTCGGCGGCGTCAAGCAGTCCGGCCTCGGCCGCGAGGGCGGCAGTGTCGGCATCGACGAGTACCTCGAGGTCAAGTACGTCGCGGTCAACCTGGACTGA